The Thermobispora bispora DSM 43833 genome window below encodes:
- a CDS encoding ABC transporter ATP-binding protein: protein MELVGITKRFPGVVANRDIHLRVAKGQIHAIVGENGAGKSTLMKILYGMQRPDEGEIRINGSPVGFHSPADAISAGIGMVHQHFMLADNLTVLENVILGSEPRRGGIAIDFAAARKKIKEISDAYGLGIRPDVPVEELGVGDRQRVEILKVLYRGARILILDEPTAVLVPHEVDELFENLRGLVREGLTIIFISHKLDEVLRVADAITVICRGTTVATVDPKQVTARQLAELMVGGELPSPETRESTVTDVTVLSVRDLTVRNPDGRVVVDNVSFDIRKGEVLGIAGVEGNGQNELVEALMGIRPSTGRIVLNGTDISEYPTRRRREAGIGYIPADRHRHGLLLESPLWENRILGHQTRRPNVKGRRGIWLDRAGARADTRRIVREYDVRTPGIDVHATALSGGNQQKLIVGREMSGDPVLLIASHPTRGVDVGAQAAIWDHLRAARAKGLAVLLISADLDELIGLSDTLKVILRGRIVADIDPSTVTPERLGSAMTGAEEGM, encoded by the coding sequence GTGGAGCTTGTCGGGATAACCAAGAGGTTCCCCGGGGTCGTCGCCAACCGCGACATCCACCTCCGCGTCGCGAAAGGCCAGATCCACGCGATCGTGGGGGAGAACGGGGCCGGCAAGTCCACCCTCATGAAGATCCTCTACGGCATGCAGCGCCCCGACGAGGGTGAGATCCGGATCAACGGGTCGCCGGTCGGCTTCCACAGCCCCGCCGACGCGATCTCCGCCGGCATCGGCATGGTCCACCAGCACTTCATGCTGGCCGACAACCTCACCGTGCTGGAGAACGTCATCCTCGGCAGCGAACCCCGGCGGGGCGGCATCGCCATCGACTTCGCCGCGGCCCGGAAGAAGATCAAGGAGATCTCCGACGCGTACGGCCTCGGCATCCGGCCCGACGTCCCGGTGGAGGAGCTGGGCGTCGGCGACCGGCAGCGCGTGGAGATCCTCAAGGTCCTCTACCGCGGCGCGCGGATCCTCATCCTCGACGAGCCCACGGCCGTGCTCGTCCCCCATGAGGTGGACGAGCTCTTCGAGAACCTGCGCGGCCTGGTCCGCGAGGGCCTGACCATCATCTTCATCTCGCACAAGCTCGACGAGGTGCTCCGGGTCGCCGACGCCATCACGGTGATCTGCCGCGGCACCACCGTCGCCACGGTCGACCCCAAGCAGGTGACCGCCCGCCAGCTCGCCGAGCTGATGGTCGGCGGCGAGCTGCCGAGCCCGGAGACGCGCGAGTCCACGGTCACCGACGTCACGGTCCTCTCCGTGCGGGACCTGACCGTGCGCAACCCGGACGGCCGGGTGGTCGTCGACAACGTGAGCTTCGACATCCGCAAGGGCGAGGTCCTCGGCATCGCCGGGGTGGAGGGCAACGGCCAGAACGAGCTGGTCGAGGCGCTCATGGGCATCCGCCCGTCCACCGGGCGGATCGTGCTGAACGGCACGGACATCAGCGAGTACCCCACCCGGAGGCGGCGCGAGGCGGGGATCGGCTACATCCCGGCCGACCGGCACCGGCACGGCCTGCTGCTCGAGTCGCCGCTCTGGGAGAACCGGATCCTCGGCCACCAGACCCGCCGCCCGAACGTCAAGGGCCGCCGGGGCATCTGGCTCGACCGGGCGGGCGCGCGCGCCGACACCCGGCGGATCGTGCGGGAGTACGACGTCCGCACCCCCGGGATCGACGTCCACGCCACCGCCCTCTCCGGCGGCAACCAGCAGAAGCTCATCGTGGGCCGGGAGATGAGCGGCGACCCGGTGCTGCTGATCGCCAGCCACCCGACCCGCGGGGTCGACGTCGGCGCCCAGGCGGCCATCTGGGACCACCTGCGGGCCGCCCGGGCCAAGGGCCTGGCGGTGCTGCTGATCTCCGCGGACCTCGACGAGCTCATCGGCCTGTCCGACACGCTCAAGGTGATCCTGCGCGGCAGGATCGTCGCGGACATCGACCCGTCCACGGTGACTCCCGAGCGGCTCGGCTCGGCCATGACCGGCGCTGAGGAGGGCATGTGA
- a CDS encoding ABC transporter permease, translating to MTSFLDRALGRVRLGGWLAFAAPLLAVAFAALITSAVLLIAGHRPVAAFSALVEYGSAPRTMAVIVNTATHYYIAALAVAIGFRMNLFNIGVDGQYRLAAVVAAGVGGAALLPGVLNLLLVILVAVVVGALWSAIAGVLKVVRGVSEVISTIMLNAIATGLGSWLLINHLGVVTGNEMATRPIPEGSRMPGLSLIPGADLPVTGFLVLAVALGIAYHVLLSRTRFGFELRATGQSLTAAVASGVDVKKMVIAAMTVSGAVAGLIGMVELLSGSYRYSNNFPAGLGFTGIAIALLGRNHPVGMALGALLWSFLDNSSDALQLLDISKEIVAIMQGVTVLSVIIAYELVHRYQVVAGQRRVGKELSASGAEDAAAGTGALAR from the coding sequence GTGACTTCCTTTCTCGATCGCGCGCTCGGCCGGGTACGGCTCGGCGGCTGGCTCGCCTTCGCCGCCCCGCTGCTCGCAGTCGCGTTCGCCGCGCTGATCACCTCGGCGGTGCTGCTGATCGCCGGGCACCGGCCGGTGGCGGCCTTCTCCGCGCTCGTCGAGTACGGCTCGGCCCCGCGCACCATGGCCGTCATCGTCAACACGGCGACGCATTACTACATCGCCGCGCTCGCCGTGGCGATCGGGTTCCGGATGAACCTGTTCAACATCGGGGTGGACGGCCAGTACCGGCTGGCCGCGGTGGTGGCCGCCGGCGTCGGCGGCGCGGCGCTCCTCCCCGGTGTGCTCAACCTCCTGCTCGTCATCCTGGTCGCGGTGGTCGTCGGCGCGCTCTGGTCGGCGATCGCGGGCGTGCTCAAGGTGGTCCGGGGCGTCAGCGAGGTCATCTCGACGATCATGCTGAACGCGATCGCGACCGGCCTCGGCTCGTGGCTGCTGATCAACCACCTCGGCGTGGTGACCGGGAACGAGATGGCGACCCGCCCGATCCCCGAGGGCTCCCGGATGCCCGGGCTGTCGCTCATCCCCGGGGCGGACCTGCCGGTCACCGGGTTCCTCGTGCTCGCGGTCGCCCTCGGCATCGCCTACCACGTGCTGCTCAGCCGGACCCGGTTCGGCTTCGAGCTCCGGGCCACCGGCCAGTCCCTGACCGCGGCGGTGGCGAGCGGGGTCGACGTCAAGAAGATGGTCATCGCCGCGATGACCGTCTCGGGCGCCGTGGCCGGGCTGATCGGCATGGTCGAGCTGCTGAGCGGCTCGTACCGGTACAGCAACAACTTCCCGGCCGGGCTGGGCTTCACCGGGATCGCGATCGCGCTGCTCGGCAGGAACCACCCGGTGGGCATGGCGCTCGGCGCCCTGCTCTGGAGCTTCCTGGACAACTCCTCCGACGCGCTCCAGCTCCTCGACATCTCCAAGGAGATCGTCGCGATCATGCAGGGCGTGACCGTCCTGTCGGTGATCATCGCGTACGAGCTGGTCCACCGGTACCAGGTCGTCGCGGGTCAGCGCCGGGTCGGCAAGGAGCTGAGCGCGTCCGGCGCGGAGGACGCGGCGGCCGGGACGGGCGCGCTCGCGCGCTAG
- a CDS encoding ABC transporter permease: protein MTTTELPVAKPERAERRLRLNGPTLLLGIALLIVLLAVARVITGADDLTSAGTVGAALGLAVPIGLAGLGGLWSERAGVVNIGLEGMMILGTWFGAWGTLEFGSPWAGVIAGAIGGALGGVVHAIATVTFGVDHIISGVAINIVGLGFTQYLSKLVFEGMPGGGSKQSPRLPAMETLSVPWIGEPLRSLEASHTFLVSDVAGVLLGITQNVPAFTLLAILLVPLSYFLLWRTAFGLRLRACGERPVAAESLGVNVYLYKWIAVVVSGLLAGLGGAFLSIVAAQIYRDGQTGGRGYIGLAAMIFGNWRPGGLAGGAALFGYTDALQLRQGGVSVHALLLVITLLLAAVAVYHAVRRRRWAALISGAAAVVIFVAFTVTDVVPEQFTSFTPHLTTLLVLALASQRLRMPAADGVPYRRGQTT, encoded by the coding sequence GTGACCACGACGGAGCTGCCGGTGGCCAAACCGGAGCGGGCCGAACGCCGGCTCCGGCTGAACGGGCCGACGCTGCTGCTCGGAATCGCGTTGCTGATCGTGCTGCTCGCGGTGGCGCGCGTGATCACCGGGGCCGACGACCTCACCTCGGCCGGCACCGTGGGCGCCGCGCTCGGCCTCGCCGTGCCCATCGGGCTCGCCGGCCTCGGCGGCCTGTGGTCGGAGCGGGCCGGCGTGGTGAACATCGGGCTCGAGGGCATGATGATCCTCGGGACCTGGTTCGGGGCCTGGGGCACGCTGGAGTTCGGCAGCCCCTGGGCCGGGGTGATCGCCGGCGCGATCGGCGGGGCGCTCGGCGGCGTGGTCCACGCGATCGCGACCGTCACCTTCGGCGTCGACCACATCATCTCCGGGGTGGCGATCAACATCGTGGGCCTCGGCTTCACCCAGTACCTGTCCAAGCTGGTCTTCGAGGGCATGCCCGGCGGCGGCAGCAAGCAGTCGCCCCGGCTCCCCGCGATGGAGACGCTGAGCGTGCCGTGGATCGGCGAGCCGCTGCGGTCGCTCGAGGCCTCCCACACCTTCCTGGTCTCGGATGTCGCCGGGGTGCTGCTGGGCATCACCCAGAACGTGCCCGCGTTCACCCTGCTCGCCATCCTGCTCGTGCCGCTGTCGTACTTCCTGCTGTGGCGGACCGCGTTCGGGCTGCGGTTACGAGCCTGCGGCGAGCGGCCGGTGGCCGCCGAGTCGCTGGGCGTGAACGTCTACCTGTACAAGTGGATCGCGGTGGTGGTCTCCGGCCTGCTCGCCGGGCTGGGCGGGGCCTTCCTGTCGATCGTGGCCGCGCAGATCTACCGGGACGGGCAGACCGGTGGCCGCGGCTACATCGGCCTCGCCGCGATGATCTTCGGCAACTGGCGGCCGGGCGGCCTCGCCGGCGGCGCCGCGCTGTTCGGGTACACCGACGCGCTCCAGCTCCGGCAGGGCGGGGTCTCGGTGCACGCGCTGCTGCTCGTGATCACGCTGCTCCTCGCCGCGGTCGCGGTCTACCACGCGGTGCGGCGGCGCCGGTGGGCGGCGCTCATCTCCGGGGCGGCGGCGGTTGTGATCTTCGTGGCCTTCACGGTGACCGACGTGGTCCCTGAGCAGTTCACCTCGTTCACCCCGCACCTCACCACGCTGCTGGTGCTGGCGCTCGCCTCCCAGCGGCTGCGCATGCCGGCCGCCGATGGTGTTCCGTATCGGAGAGGGCAGACCACATGA
- a CDS encoding cytidine deaminase, whose translation MTIDWQRLRDAACEVMANAYAPYSKFPVGAAALVDDGRVVTGCNVENASYGLGLCAECGLVSALHATGGGRLVAFTCVDGHGELLMPCGRCRQLLLEHGGPDLLIETPEGPRRLAELLPYAFGPDDLSR comes from the coding sequence ATGACGATCGATTGGCAGCGGCTGCGCGACGCGGCGTGCGAGGTGATGGCGAACGCCTACGCGCCGTACTCCAAGTTCCCGGTGGGCGCCGCCGCCCTGGTGGACGACGGCCGGGTGGTGACCGGGTGCAACGTGGAGAACGCCTCCTACGGCCTCGGCCTGTGCGCCGAGTGCGGCCTGGTCTCCGCCCTGCACGCCACCGGGGGCGGCCGCCTCGTGGCCTTCACCTGCGTGGACGGGCACGGCGAGCTGCTCATGCCGTGCGGGCGCTGCCGCCAGCTCCTGCTCGAGCACGGCGGGCCCGACCTGCTCATCGAGACCCCCGAAGGACCGCGGCGGCTCGCCGAGCTGCTGCCGTACGCCTTCGGGCCGGACGATCTGTCCCGCTAG
- a CDS encoding thymidine phosphorylase gives MGFDAIEVIVTKRDGGELSTAQIDWVVDAYTRGAVAEEQMAALLMAILLNGMNRREIADWTKAMIRTGERMDWSALDRPTADKHSTGGVGDKITLPLAPLVAACGAYVPQLSGRGLGHTGGTLDKLESIPGWRATLSQEEMLQVIRTAGAVVCAAGAGLAPADRKIYALRDVTGTVESIPLIASSIMSKKIAEGTGSLVLDVKVGSGAFMKDVASARELARTMVDLGLDAGVRTVALLTAMDRPLGRAVGNALEVAEAVEVLAGGGPSDVVELTVRLAREMLEAAQVPNPKDPEQALKDGSAMDVWRRMIRAQGGDPDAPLPEANEVTVVSAPATGVLTRLDAYAVGVAAWRLGAGRARKEDPVSATAGVTLHAKPGDRVTRGQPLLTLHADDPARFERALQVLEGAYTIEENGTPDLLPLVIERIAG, from the coding sequence ATGGGGTTCGATGCGATCGAGGTGATCGTCACCAAGCGGGACGGCGGCGAGCTGTCCACCGCGCAGATCGACTGGGTGGTCGACGCATACACGCGCGGCGCGGTGGCCGAGGAGCAGATGGCCGCGCTGCTCATGGCGATCCTGCTCAACGGCATGAACCGCCGGGAGATCGCGGACTGGACCAAGGCGATGATCCGGACGGGGGAGCGGATGGACTGGTCCGCCCTCGACCGGCCGACCGCGGACAAGCACTCCACCGGCGGGGTGGGGGACAAGATCACGCTGCCGCTCGCCCCGCTCGTGGCGGCCTGCGGCGCGTACGTCCCCCAGCTCTCCGGCCGCGGGCTCGGCCACACCGGCGGCACGCTCGACAAGCTCGAGTCCATCCCCGGGTGGCGGGCCACGCTCTCCCAGGAGGAGATGCTCCAGGTCATCCGCACCGCCGGCGCGGTGGTCTGCGCCGCCGGCGCCGGGCTGGCGCCGGCCGACCGGAAGATCTACGCGCTCCGCGACGTCACCGGCACGGTCGAGTCGATCCCGCTGATCGCCTCCTCGATCATGTCCAAGAAGATCGCCGAGGGCACCGGGTCGCTCGTGCTCGACGTCAAGGTCGGCTCGGGCGCGTTCATGAAGGACGTGGCGAGCGCCCGGGAGCTCGCCCGGACCATGGTCGACCTCGGCCTGGACGCGGGCGTGCGCACCGTCGCCCTGCTCACCGCCATGGACCGCCCGCTCGGCCGGGCCGTGGGAAACGCCCTGGAGGTCGCCGAGGCCGTCGAGGTCCTCGCCGGCGGCGGGCCGTCCGACGTGGTCGAGCTCACCGTACGGCTCGCCCGGGAGATGCTCGAGGCCGCCCAGGTGCCCAACCCCAAGGACCCCGAGCAGGCCCTCAAGGACGGGTCGGCCATGGACGTCTGGCGGCGCATGATCCGCGCCCAGGGCGGCGACCCGGACGCCCCGCTGCCCGAGGCCAACGAGGTCACCGTGGTCAGCGCGCCCGCCACCGGGGTGCTCACCCGCCTCGACGCCTACGCGGTCGGGGTGGCGGCCTGGCGGCTCGGGGCCGGCCGGGCCCGCAAGGAGGACCCGGTGTCGGCGACCGCGGGCGTCACCCTCCACGCCAAGCCGGGCGACCGGGTGACCCGCGGCCAGCCCCTGCTCACCCTGCACGCGGACGACCCGGCCCGCTTCGAGCGGGCGCTCCAGGTGCTCGAGGGCGCGTACACGATCGAGGAGAACGGCACCCCGGACCTGCTCCCGCTCGTCATCGAACGGATCGCCGGATAG
- a CDS encoding cupin domain-containing protein — MAKKIDAPHRIPAEGGKIIDEYIGRVGTGDDRVSIAHMQAPPGWAEPAQTPEFTEYTIVLKGSVVVEHAGGTDVVSAGQAFVSEPGERVRYSAGPSGAEYIAVCLPAFSPDTVHRDE; from the coding sequence ATGGCGAAGAAGATCGACGCGCCGCACCGGATCCCCGCCGAGGGCGGGAAGATCATCGACGAGTACATCGGCCGGGTCGGCACCGGCGACGACCGGGTCTCCATCGCGCACATGCAGGCGCCGCCCGGGTGGGCCGAGCCGGCCCAGACCCCGGAGTTCACCGAGTACACGATCGTGCTCAAGGGCTCGGTCGTGGTGGAGCACGCCGGGGGCACGGACGTCGTCTCGGCCGGGCAGGCGTTCGTCAGCGAGCCGGGGGAGCGGGTGCGGTACAGCGCCGGCCCGTCGGGGGCCGAGTACATCGCGGTCTGCCTGCCCGCGTTCTCGCCGGATACCGTGCACCGGGACGAGTGA
- a CDS encoding adenosine deaminase: MTQTPTLEEIRKAPKVLLHDHLDGGLRPETIIELARERGHRLPSTDPDNLAEWFRESADSGSLERYLDTFTHTVAVMQTREALTRVAAECAEDLADDGIVYAEVRYAPELHTDGGLTLDEVVEAVLEGFRIGSTGPDGRQRIRVGTLLTAMRHQARSMEIAELAVRYRDAGVVGFDIAGAEAGYPPTRHLDAFEYLKRENAHFTIHAGEGFGLPSIWQAIQWCGADRLGHGVRIIDDITVADDGTVTLGRLAAYVRDKRIPLEMCPTSNVQTGAAKSIAEHPIGLLRRLCFRVTVNTDNRLMSGTSLSLEFAKLVEAFGYGWDDLQWFTVNAMKSAFIPFDERLALINGVIKPGFAQLKWRM, translated from the coding sequence ATGACGCAGACGCCCACGCTAGAGGAGATCCGCAAGGCGCCCAAGGTCCTCCTCCACGACCACCTCGACGGAGGACTCCGCCCCGAGACGATCATCGAGCTCGCCCGCGAGCGCGGCCACCGGCTGCCCTCCACCGACCCGGACAACCTCGCCGAATGGTTCCGCGAGTCGGCCGACTCGGGCTCGCTCGAGCGCTACCTCGACACCTTCACCCACACGGTCGCCGTGATGCAGACCCGGGAGGCCCTCACCCGGGTGGCCGCCGAGTGCGCCGAGGACCTCGCCGACGACGGGATCGTCTACGCCGAGGTCCGGTACGCGCCCGAGCTGCACACCGACGGCGGGCTCACGCTCGACGAGGTCGTGGAGGCGGTCCTCGAGGGCTTCCGGATCGGCTCGACCGGCCCCGACGGGCGGCAGCGGATCAGGGTGGGCACGCTGCTCACCGCCATGCGCCACCAGGCGCGCTCCATGGAGATCGCCGAGCTCGCCGTGCGCTACCGCGACGCGGGCGTGGTCGGCTTCGACATCGCGGGGGCCGAGGCGGGGTACCCGCCCACCCGGCACCTCGACGCGTTCGAGTACCTCAAGCGGGAGAACGCCCACTTCACCATCCACGCGGGCGAGGGGTTCGGGCTGCCGTCGATCTGGCAGGCGATCCAGTGGTGCGGCGCCGACCGGCTCGGCCACGGGGTCCGGATCATCGACGACATCACCGTGGCGGACGACGGCACCGTGACGCTCGGCCGGCTCGCCGCCTACGTCCGGGACAAGCGGATCCCGCTGGAGATGTGCCCGACGTCGAACGTGCAGACCGGGGCGGCGAAGTCGATCGCCGAGCACCCGATCGGCCTGCTGCGCCGGCTCTGCTTCCGGGTCACCGTGAACACCGACAACCGGCTGATGAGCGGCACCAGCCTCTCCCTGGAGTTCGCCAAGCTCGTCGAGGCGTTCGGGTACGGCTGGGACGACCTGCAGTGGTTCACGGTGAACGCGATGAAGTCGGCCTTCATCCCGTTCGACGAGCGGCTCGCCCTGATCAACGGTGTGATCAAGCCCGGTTTCGCGCAGCTCAAGTGGCGGATGTGA
- a CDS encoding PH domain-containing protein, giving the protein MADVKPTVFRSKVAWVFGWAWIVFALLNAWDLAVRGTMPSALIAAAVLGIITVFVFLTALRPAIVAEAGGVRVRNPLRTAYIPWNALGAVTVTDAITLQSGPAKVRCWTPQASPRERARAAARAAKAAKDPNLTPAQRAVAEAAGRTHADWVAEWLTALRDERRDMSTGETTVTWSWWALASVAAAVLLAGLIVVLALTG; this is encoded by the coding sequence GTGGCGGATGTGAAGCCCACGGTCTTCCGGTCGAAGGTGGCCTGGGTGTTCGGCTGGGCCTGGATCGTCTTCGCCCTGCTGAACGCCTGGGACCTCGCCGTGCGCGGCACCATGCCCTCGGCGCTGATCGCCGCCGCCGTGCTCGGCATCATCACCGTGTTCGTCTTCCTCACCGCGCTCCGCCCGGCGATCGTGGCCGAGGCCGGCGGGGTCCGGGTCCGCAACCCGCTCCGCACCGCCTACATCCCGTGGAACGCCCTCGGCGCCGTGACGGTGACGGACGCGATCACCCTCCAGTCGGGCCCGGCCAAGGTCCGGTGCTGGACCCCGCAGGCGTCGCCGCGGGAGCGCGCCCGGGCCGCGGCCCGGGCGGCCAAGGCCGCCAAGGACCCGAACCTCACCCCGGCCCAGCGCGCCGTCGCCGAGGCGGCCGGCCGTACCCACGCCGACTGGGTGGCCGAATGGCTCACCGCGCTGCGCGACGAGCGGCGGGACATGTCCACCGGGGAGACCACGGTCACCTGGTCGTGGTGGGCGCTCGCTTCCGTGGCGGCGGCGGTCCTTCTCGCCGGGCTGATCGTGGTCCTCGCGCTCACCGGCTGA
- a CDS encoding phospho-sugar mutase, which produces MTSTDLVSLAREWLDQDPDPETRAELSGILSRGDLAALADRFGGTLEFGTAGLRGELGAGPNRMNRVTVMRAAAGLARVLGPGRHVVIGYDARHKSDVFARDTAAVLTGAGLRASLLAGAWPTPVLAFAVRHLGADAGVMVTASHNPPRDNGYKVYWGDGRQIVSPVDREISAAIETVGRVDALPLGDGWRTVEWPEIVEPYLEALLGLPLGDARELSIAYTPLHGVGGEVMVRALERAGFPRPAVVDRQAAPDPDFPTVAFPNPEEPGAMDLVLALAAETGADLVLANDPDADRCAVAARTREGAYRTLTGDEVGGLLAEHVLRHTSGDRLVATTIVSSSLLAKIAAEHGVRYAETLTGFKWIMRAGPGLVFGYEEALGYSVGSDAGPPVLDKDGIGAALTMAAVAAAAKREGKTLIDLLDDQARRYGLHATSQLSFRVADRSLIAKAVDRLNAAPPVRLAGRAVESAEDLAQGVGGLPPTAGVRLRLSGGARVVVRPSGTEPKLKCYLEVVVPVRGGDVAGARATAAAELELLRKDLAAAVGL; this is translated from the coding sequence GTGACCTCGACGGACCTCGTCTCCCTCGCCCGGGAGTGGCTCGACCAGGACCCGGACCCGGAGACGCGCGCCGAGCTCTCCGGAATCCTGAGCCGGGGGGACCTCGCCGCGCTCGCCGACCGGTTCGGCGGGACCCTGGAGTTCGGCACGGCCGGGCTGCGCGGTGAGCTCGGCGCCGGGCCCAACCGGATGAACCGGGTGACCGTCATGCGCGCGGCCGCCGGGCTCGCCCGCGTGCTGGGCCCGGGCAGGCACGTGGTGATCGGGTACGACGCCCGGCACAAGTCGGATGTGTTCGCCCGGGACACGGCCGCGGTGCTCACCGGGGCCGGGCTGCGGGCCTCGCTGCTCGCCGGTGCGTGGCCGACCCCGGTGCTCGCGTTCGCCGTGCGGCACCTCGGGGCCGACGCCGGGGTGATGGTGACCGCGTCGCACAACCCGCCGCGGGACAACGGCTACAAGGTCTACTGGGGCGACGGCCGGCAGATCGTCTCCCCGGTCGACCGGGAGATCTCCGCGGCGATCGAGACGGTGGGGCGGGTGGATGCGCTCCCGCTCGGCGACGGCTGGCGGACGGTGGAGTGGCCGGAGATCGTCGAGCCGTACCTCGAGGCGCTGCTGGGCCTCCCGCTCGGCGACGCCCGGGAGCTCTCGATCGCCTACACCCCGCTCCACGGGGTGGGCGGCGAGGTGATGGTGCGGGCCCTGGAGCGCGCGGGGTTCCCTCGCCCGGCCGTGGTGGACCGGCAGGCCGCGCCCGACCCGGACTTCCCCACGGTGGCGTTCCCCAACCCGGAGGAGCCGGGCGCGATGGACCTGGTGCTCGCCCTCGCGGCCGAGACCGGCGCGGACCTCGTGCTCGCCAACGATCCGGACGCGGACCGGTGTGCGGTCGCGGCCCGGACCCGGGAGGGCGCCTACCGGACGCTCACCGGTGACGAGGTGGGCGGGCTGCTCGCGGAGCACGTGCTGCGGCACACCTCCGGCGACCGGCTGGTGGCCACCACGATCGTGTCGTCCTCCCTGCTCGCGAAGATCGCCGCCGAGCACGGGGTGCGGTACGCGGAGACGCTCACCGGGTTCAAGTGGATCATGCGCGCGGGGCCGGGCCTGGTCTTCGGCTATGAGGAGGCGCTCGGGTACAGCGTCGGATCGGACGCCGGGCCGCCCGTCCTGGACAAGGACGGCATCGGGGCCGCGCTCACCATGGCCGCCGTGGCCGCCGCGGCGAAGCGGGAGGGCAAGACCCTCATCGACCTGCTCGACGACCAGGCCCGCCGGTACGGCCTGCACGCGACGAGCCAGCTCTCGTTCCGGGTGGCCGACCGGTCGCTGATCGCCAAGGCGGTGGACCGGCTGAACGCCGCGCCGCCGGTGCGGCTCGCCGGGCGCGCGGTGGAGTCGGCCGAGGACCTGGCGCAGGGGGTGGGCGGCCTGCCGCCCACGGCGGGCGTGCGCCTCCGCCTCTCCGGCGGCGCCCGGGTCGTGGTACGGCCGAGCGGCACCGAGCCGAAGCTCAAGTGCTACCTGGAGGTGGTGGTCCCGGTGCGCGGCGGCGACGTCGCCGGGGCGCGGGCGACGGCCGCCGCGGAGCTGGAGTTGCTCCGCAAGGACCTCGCCGCCGCCGTGGGGCTTTGA
- a CDS encoding purine-nucleoside phosphorylase: MTNDPYQLAAESAAILRERAGLSTVDVALVMGSGWEPAAARIGETIAEFPVTELPGFAPPAVPGHAGKVRAVRTGGGRTALIFLGRTHLYEGRGVEPVVHGVRTATAAGARVVVLTNAAGGLRPETQRVGTPVLISDHINLTGANPVTGPRFVDLTEVYSARLRGLVREVEPGLTEGVYAALRGPTYETPAEIRMLRTLGADLVGMSTVLEAIAAREAGAEVLGISLVTNLGAGLTGEPLDHEEVLAVGRATATRMGDLLAQVVEKL; this comes from the coding sequence GTGACGAACGATCCTTACCAGCTCGCCGCCGAGTCCGCGGCCATCCTGCGCGAGCGCGCCGGGCTGTCCACGGTTGACGTCGCCCTCGTCATGGGCTCGGGCTGGGAACCGGCCGCCGCCCGGATCGGGGAGACGATCGCCGAGTTCCCCGTGACCGAGCTGCCGGGCTTCGCCCCACCGGCGGTCCCCGGGCACGCGGGCAAGGTCCGCGCGGTCCGGACCGGCGGCGGGCGCACCGCACTGATCTTCCTCGGCCGCACCCACCTCTACGAGGGCCGGGGCGTGGAGCCCGTGGTCCACGGGGTGCGCACGGCCACGGCGGCCGGAGCGCGGGTGGTCGTGCTCACCAACGCCGCCGGCGGCCTGCGCCCGGAGACCCAGCGGGTCGGCACGCCCGTGCTGATCAGCGACCACATCAACCTCACCGGCGCCAACCCGGTCACCGGCCCGAGGTTCGTCGACCTCACCGAGGTCTACAGCGCCCGGCTCCGCGGCCTGGTCCGCGAGGTGGAGCCCGGCCTCACCGAGGGGGTCTACGCGGCGCTCCGCGGCCCCACGTACGAGACGCCGGCCGAGATCCGCATGCTCCGCACGCTCGGCGCCGACCTGGTTGGCATGTCCACCGTGCTCGAGGCGATCGCGGCGCGCGAGGCGGGCGCCGAGGTGCTCGGCATCTCCCTCGTGACCAACCTGGGCGCCGGGCTCACCGGCGAGCCCCTCGACCACGAGGAGGTACTCGCGGTCGGCCGGGCCACCGCGACCCGCATGGGCGACCTGCTCGCCCAGGTCGTCGAGAAGCTGTGA
- a CDS encoding gamma-glutamylcyclotransferase yields the protein MPVYAAYGSNMDPKQMAEWAPHSPMRGTGWIMGWRLTFGGEDVGWEGALVTIVEDPNEQVFVVLYDVPEWDEASLDQWMGSDLGIYRKLRLRVATLDGDVLAWTYVLDSYEGGLPSARYLGIIADAAEKAGAPDDYVYQLRTRPCKKLGD from the coding sequence GTGCCTGTTTACGCGGCCTATGGCAGCAACATGGACCCCAAGCAGATGGCGGAGTGGGCCCCCCACTCGCCCATGCGCGGGACGGGCTGGATCATGGGCTGGCGGCTCACCTTCGGCGGCGAGGACGTCGGGTGGGAAGGCGCCCTGGTCACCATCGTCGAAGACCCCAACGAGCAGGTCTTCGTGGTGCTCTACGACGTGCCCGAGTGGGACGAGGCCTCACTCGACCAGTGGATGGGCAGCGACCTCGGCATCTACCGGAAGCTCCGGCTCCGGGTCGCGACGCTCGACGGAGACGTGCTCGCCTGGACGTACGTGCTCGACAGCTATGAGGGCGGCCTGCCGTCCGCCCGCTACCTCGGCATCATCGCGGACGCCGCCGAGAAGGCCGGCGCACCGGACGATTACGTGTATCAGCTCCGCACCCGCCCGTGTAAGAAGCTGGGCGACTGA